Genomic segment of Mastomys coucha isolate ucsf_1 unplaced genomic scaffold, UCSF_Mcou_1 pScaffold5, whole genome shotgun sequence:
TCCTGATGGTCTGAGATTCCTTCTGAAGGCACAAGAATACGTCCTCCAGAAGACAGAGGCGACGCCTCGCTATCCCGCGCTCCTCTGGATGGATTCCCCTCTTTAGCTCCGCCGCGGCCTCTCCGcgatctctctccctcctgcacgTTCACGCGACTTCTCCCGACCGACCGTCCGCCTCCAACCTGGTCCCAACCCTAGACACAGGCGTGGAAATCGCCTGCACCCGAACACGCCAACCGGCACAGCGCTCCCCGCGGGTCACGCGCGGCCGCCTGGGAAATCATACGGTGGGCTTGGACTCTAGGTTCGCGTCACATTTCGGCCGGGGACACACACTTAACTGCAGCCACAGGAGGACAGCATATGCCAGCAAAATAGAGTGGGCAGGGGCAGTCCCTGCATCTCCCCCCTAAACACTCAAACTAAGTGTGGTGATAACAAAAGACTTACGGCTAGGAGCCGCGAGGGGGCACCCGGATTTGAACCGGGGACCTCTTGATCTGcagtcaaatgctctaccactgagctatacccccgaTGCGGTGACTTAGCTTCACCAGAATGTATTTCTTTGTAATAGATTTCTATGACGTAGCAGcttgataatattttattgtacttGAAATTTTTTGTTATTATCATGGAAAAAAAACTAACGAAAATTCGAACTATGACTGAAATATCTAGCGTTCACAAGCTCTCCCTTCATAACCACATCTCAGGAAAACTACAAAATTAAAGGTCTGGGTCCTTGGTATCTCTGCCCAGGATCCCCTAGAGGTCCCCTGCTTGCTTGAAAAGGGGAAAGGCTGTACTATCTCGGGTCCTGAATATAGAAGCACATGATGGGTCTCCAATCCATCTTTAGCACCGCCTTTAAAGGACTCAGGGGCTTTTCCATCTCCCTGGGGTCCCCTTCTCAGGCTACTTGTCCCCACTAGAGCCAAGAGCTGGTCCTGGTTAGCTGGTGCCAATGCCGTTCAACTTGGCCAAGTTCTCTAGCCAAATGGATCGTTGTGGCAGTCCCTGCTCCCTCGCCCCGTTTCCAAGGTGGATTTTCCCCAAAACCTTTCCACAAAGAACAAAAGTCAGTTTGAGGAACAGACAGAAATGGTGAGGCGTTTTCAGGGGTACTTACTATAGtacctttactttttaaatcataatgcgatgttaaaaaataaataaaaataaaaataaaaatcgccgggtggtggtggctcacgcctttaatcctagcacttgggaggcagaggcaggcggatctctgagttcgaggccagtctggtctccagagtgagttccaggacagccaNNNNNNNNNNNNNNNNNNNNNNNNNNNNNNNNNNNNNNNNNNNNNNNNNaaaaaaaaaaaaaaaaaaaaaaaagatcatgacACAAAGACAAAATAAGTAGGTCCTATAGAAATCTTTGACATTTCAGAGGAGTGGGACTCACACCAGGAAGGACCCTGAGAGGGAAGGGGATTCCACGTGGCGACTTAGGCCCCAAAAACTGTGGTCCTGGAGTCTAAGAGGGAGTAGAAAAGCGAGCCGGTGGCGGTGGAGGTGCTTGGAACCCTGCAGTCTGAAGGACTGCGTCTGTCTGgaatgttctctccttccattNNNNNNNNNNNNNNNNNNNNNNNNNNNNNNNNNNNccccccccccccgctccccaCCTCCCCGGCTTCTGGCCAGGTCCTATTGCCTTCTTTATCGGAATCTCCTATGTCCAGTGAATATGGAACAATGTCAAAAATCTCTTGCTTGCCGGGCAGACAGAAGGTGAGGGCTGGGAGAGACCTGATGCCCCCAGTACCCCGGAGCAAGTTCCCTGGTGTCTCTCTTCACACCAGCAGTGATGGCGTGGGCGGACAGTTTCATCTGGAGTCCTGTCTGCAGCAacttgaagtctttgatccagcTCTCAGTGACAGCTGAGAGGACTATAGTAATCTCTTTGTCCCCAGCCACCCTCTTTCCACCAACAAATGACTGGTGTTTCTCACTGGTGCTAACCATGTGGTTTCTGGTTGGCCTCGGGCTGGGACATCAGTTGGTGGTGGCCTGAGATTGCATCCACTGGAGCCCAGCTGGCAGCctgcagggagggaggaatggaacaAAGGCCCATCAGCATTTCTCATAAGATGATGGCTGGAAAACTCTAAGCCTCTGCCTGGGACAGACTGAGAGGAGAGCCAAGGTTATATTCAATCACTTAATGGAAGAAGGGAATCCAgctgagttccagaacacagCGGCGCCCACCATGCTGGAGGTTGAGGCTCCTGGGGAGGTGCAGCATCCTACCAGGCTTGCGGAGTAGCAGAAAGGCCCAACAAATAGGGAGTTGGAGAGGCCTTTGTGAGCCCTGAAGGCTCCTCTGAGAAGGCACCATGGAGACTCTTCTTCCCGGGCCACTGAGCAGTGTCTCCGGACAAGTCCTTTGTTGTCCTTCTTTGCCACTGTGGTCAGGGAAGAGGCTCCTTCCTCAGGAAGTGAGAAACACACCTCCAGAACAAAGATGGAAACGTGGCCTTGTCCTGTCATCACCCAGCCTTGCCTGGCCCAGGGTATGACACATAGGGACCTAAGGAGTACTGTGAACTAGACCATATGTAGATTGGAACATGAGAGTCCCTAATGGGTTCAGGTGACCAACATATGGCCAAAAACCCGGGGTCCCTTGGATTTGCTTATTTAAAGTTCCCTTTTCATCAAAACACTATCCAGACAGAGGAGATGAAAGGAATTCTCCAGGCCTCATGCAAGGCCATTTTGGAGAAGTCTAGTCCTTCACGCCCTGAAGTAACTGATCCAAGCACTAGGATCCTTTATCCTCAGCACAGGCAGGTGCacgtgcacgtgcatgcacacgcacgcacacgcatacacacatacagagttgTGAGTTTCCCCGGCTACTCCTGATCTTTCACTTTCTCCATCTTCCCGTTTATCACTTTGtgtattggttttggttttggtttttgtggcAGGGCCTTGATATGTAGCCCAGTATAGCCTGAACTCACCACATAGTAGAGGAAAGCCTTGAACTAACACTCCTCTTGCTTCtaaagtgatgggattacaggtatgcagtAGTTCAGGGCTTCATGTGAGGCTACACCTCCAGCTCCAAGGCAGGCATTTTCTGCCTTGTTTACTAGCCACCATTTTCCCAATGCCCAGAATGGTACCTGGTACTAAGTAGGTATTCAAAAAGTCCAATGAAGAAAGCATGCTAATCACTCTCTGAAGAACTAGGGGAGAGGGAAGTACACCCCCTCCCCTTACAAGTAAGAAAGCCAGAGTGGCCCTGACGGCCTGTCCCTGCAAGgtctttctgctcctcctcctccctctcccccttctttttctctgggTCTCAGCTATGGAGACAAAAATCAGACTAACCCTTGACTCTCTTCCACTTTATCCATCTCACTTTCTCCAAAGAGTTTCTCAGTCCCTGAAATCACTGTTGTTTCTGGGCAGTCTTAGCCTTTATCATTATTAGAGCAAGCCCTTGGAGCACAGGCATCCTGCAGGTTCACAGCACCTTAGCTGTGGGCCTGTGTCCATCTTACCGGGCCTGGAGTCAACTGTGGGCCAGATTCTGACTGGAAAGAGACAAGACAGGGGTTCCTGCAACCTTCTGCCCATTGGATGGGCCAGGGCAGGTGAGGGGGGGACTGACCCTTCTCCTGTGAGGGCACAACAGCCCTGGATATGCCATGGGTGGTCTTTGATGGCACTGAGTGTGAGGAATTGGGAGATCTCTGCTGTGGTTATGGAGTCTTTCACATCTTGCTTGTTGGCAAAGATCAGCACTGAAGCATCTTGAAGTGCCTGAGGGCAGAAGAGCCACCTAGGTCAGCCGGCCGGCCAGCCCAGCATCCCTCCCACAGTCCTCTAAGAATCCCTGCACCACTGTCCTAGCAAGAAAGGCCCATGCCAGGCAGGACAGAGGTGGGGGCCCACCCTAACATTAGCAGCCCCATCTAATGATGCCGAAGCTCACGGAGCCCATCCCAACTGCTCACAGGATGGTTGCAAGAACTTCAGAcattggtggttttgttttgggggattcTCCCtcccgaaacagggtttctctgctgtcctagaacttgctctgtagaccaggctggcctcgaactcagagatctgcctgcctctgcctccagagtgctgaaattaaaggcgtgcgccaccaccacttgCCTCAGATCTTCTTTTGCTGTTGCCGttgctcatttgttttttcaaaacaaaatcttactctgtagcccaggctggcctggaactcaatatagagcccaggctggcctcaatctcatgaaaatctgcctcagtttcccagatTGCAGGCAAGAGCCACCATTCCCCTCGTGAGGTAGGATCTAATGATCCTCCTTATTAGAAATGAAACAACTTTCTCAGGGTCTCACAATGGGTGAGAGGCAAGATTAGCCCTTGAACCAGAAACTCTGTGTGAAGTGGTTCTGAGGGCGCTAACGGAACCCTTTATCTGTAGTGAACTAGCTCTCCCCATGTTACAAGGAAGAATAGGGCTCTCAAATTAGCACCTCACAAATGAACCtcagagagggtgtgtgtggccAGTCTGAGAGTGCACCTCTGATCTCACTAGATGGCTTCCCAAGTTCGGGGTGCTTACCTCATGGGCCAGCATCTTATACAGCTCCTCCCGGGTGGTCAACAGCCGGTTCCGGTCTGTACTGTCTATCACAAGGATGACAAACTGTCCAGCAGGATTGAGATATGAGCTACAAGCTTTCTTTTTGTTGAACATGCCTCTTACCAATGGTTCTGATCACTGGCTTCTGCCCTGCCCAACTGCCAGCCCCACAGGAAAGGACCCATGCAATCTGTCAGTCTCACCAGGCTGGGCTCATTTTTAATCACCTTATAGTTGGAAACAAAAATCctagtatgtagcccaggctggcctggagcttatgagcctcctgtctcagtcCCTCGAGTGTTGGGGTTATAGGCACGAAACACCACATGCGTCTTAGGACTTgga
This window contains:
- the Arl5c gene encoding putative ADP-ribosylation factor-like protein 5C, translated to MGQLIAKLMRIFGSQEHKVIIVGLDNAGKTTILYQFLTNEVVHTCSTIGSNVEEIVFQKTHFLMWDLGGQEALRSTWDTYYTDAEFVILVIDSTDRNRLLTTREELYKMLAHEALQDASVLIFANKQDVKDSITTAEISQFLTLSAIKDHPWHIQGCCALTGEGLPAGLQWMQSQATTN